One window from the genome of Pararhizobium gei encodes:
- a CDS encoding pyruvate dehydrogenase complex E1 component subunit beta — translation MPIEILMPALSPTMEEGTLSKWLKNEGDKVVSGDVIAEIETDKATMEVEAVDEGVIGKLLIAAGTEGVKVNTAIAILLQDGESADAVAEPKAAAPKADAETPAATSGEAGGKARESSDEPSAKADSKVPAAPKAEAAADPDIPAGTEMVSTTVREALRDAMAEEMRRDENVFVMGEEVAEYQGAYKITQGLLQEFGARRVVDTPITEHGFAGVGVGAAMAGLKPIVEFMTFNFAMQAIDQIINSAAKTLYMSGGQMGAPIVFRGPNGAAARVGAQHSQDYAAWYSQIPGLKVVMPYTAADAKGLLKAAIRDPNPVIFLENEILYGHSFDVPKLDDFVLPIGKARIHKAGKDVTIVSFGIGMTYALKAIAELEKDGIDVELIDLRTIRPMDLPTIIESVKKTGRLVTVEEGYPQSSVGTEIATRVMQQAFDYLDAPILTIAGKDVPMPYAANLEKLALPNVGEVVQAVKTVCYR, via the coding sequence ATGCCCATCGAAATTCTCATGCCTGCCCTTTCTCCGACCATGGAGGAAGGCACCCTCAGCAAGTGGCTGAAGAATGAAGGCGACAAGGTCGTCTCCGGCGATGTGATCGCCGAAATCGAAACCGACAAGGCGACCATGGAAGTGGAGGCCGTCGATGAAGGCGTGATCGGCAAGCTGCTGATTGCAGCCGGAACCGAGGGCGTCAAAGTCAACACCGCGATCGCCATTCTGCTGCAGGACGGCGAAAGCGCCGATGCGGTGGCCGAACCGAAGGCGGCGGCACCCAAGGCCGATGCGGAAACGCCGGCAGCCACATCCGGCGAAGCAGGCGGCAAGGCGCGAGAATCAAGCGACGAACCGAGCGCAAAAGCCGATTCGAAGGTGCCTGCCGCACCGAAGGCCGAGGCGGCCGCCGATCCGGATATTCCCGCGGGCACGGAGATGGTCTCCACCACGGTGCGCGAAGCACTGCGCGATGCCATGGCCGAGGAAATGCGCCGCGACGAAAACGTGTTCGTCATGGGCGAGGAAGTTGCGGAATATCAAGGCGCCTACAAGATCACGCAAGGCCTGCTTCAGGAGTTCGGCGCCCGCCGCGTTGTCGATACGCCGATCACCGAGCACGGCTTTGCCGGCGTCGGCGTCGGCGCGGCGATGGCCGGGTTGAAGCCGATCGTCGAATTCATGACCTTCAACTTCGCCATGCAGGCGATCGACCAGATCATCAATTCGGCCGCCAAGACCCTCTACATGTCCGGCGGCCAGATGGGTGCGCCGATCGTCTTCCGCGGTCCGAACGGCGCCGCAGCCCGCGTCGGTGCGCAGCACAGCCAGGATTATGCAGCCTGGTATAGCCAGATCCCAGGTCTCAAGGTCGTCATGCCCTATACGGCTGCCGACGCCAAGGGCTTGCTGAAGGCGGCAATCCGCGATCCGAACCCGGTCATCTTTCTGGAGAACGAGATCCTTTACGGCCACTCCTTCGACGTGCCGAAACTGGACGATTTCGTGCTTCCGATCGGCAAGGCGCGCATCCACAAGGCAGGCAAGGACGTGACGATCGTCTCCTTCGGCATCGGTATGACCTACGCACTGAAAGCCATCGCCGAACTGGAGAAGGACGGCATCGACGTCGAACTGATCGATCTGCGCACCATCCGTCCGATGGACCTGCCGACCATCATCGAATCGGTCAAGAAGACCGGCCGTCTGGTCACCGTCGAGGAAGGCTATCCGCAGTCCTCCGTCGGCACCGAGATCGCCACCCGCGTCATGCAGCAGGCCTTCGACTATCTCGACGCGCCGATCCTGACGATCGCCGGCAAGGACGTGCCAATGCCCTATGCCGCCAATCTCGAAAAACTGGCTTTGCCGAATGTCGGCGAAGTCGTCCAGGCGGTGAAGACCGTCTGCTACAGGTGA
- a CDS encoding pyruvate dehydrogenase complex dihydrolipoamide acetyltransferase: MPINITMPALSPTMEEGNLSKWLVKEGDKVSSGDVLCEIETDKATMEVESVDEGIVAKLVVAAGTEGVKVNALIAILAAEGEDVAAAASGGGAAPAAKTEAAKAEAAPAKTEAVPFAAPETATVSESTGARTFSSPLARRLAKDAGLDVSAISGTGPHGRVVKKDVEAAVAGGGAKPAAAAPAPSATPAPAAAPLPKGASEEAVLKNFAEGSYELVPHDGMRKTIAKRLQESKQTIPHFYVSVDCELDALLALRAQINASAPEKDGKPGYKISVNDMVIKALALALRDVPDANVSWTDTNMVKHKHADVGVAVSIPGGLITPIIRSAELKSLSAISNEMKDLGARAKARKLKPEEYQGGTTAVSNMGMMGVKNFAAVVNPPHATILAIGAGEERVVVKKGQMVVANVMTVTLSTDHRAVDGALGAELLGAFKRYIENPMGMLV; this comes from the coding sequence ATGCCCATTAATATCACCATGCCCGCCCTTTCGCCGACCATGGAAGAGGGAAACCTCTCCAAGTGGCTGGTCAAGGAAGGCGATAAGGTTTCCTCCGGGGACGTTCTCTGCGAGATCGAAACCGACAAGGCGACGATGGAAGTCGAATCGGTCGACGAGGGCATTGTCGCCAAGCTCGTCGTTGCCGCCGGCACCGAAGGCGTCAAGGTCAATGCCTTGATCGCAATTCTGGCTGCTGAAGGCGAAGACGTTGCCGCGGCCGCCTCCGGTGGTGGAGCTGCACCCGCTGCGAAGACTGAAGCTGCGAAGGCCGAGGCTGCGCCGGCGAAGACCGAGGCAGTGCCTTTCGCTGCACCGGAAACCGCTACAGTATCGGAATCGACGGGCGCCCGGACTTTTTCCTCGCCGCTCGCACGCCGCCTGGCCAAGGATGCTGGTCTGGACGTATCGGCGATTTCCGGCACAGGCCCGCATGGCCGTGTCGTCAAGAAGGACGTGGAAGCCGCAGTTGCCGGTGGCGGCGCAAAGCCTGCAGCAGCAGCACCGGCTCCTTCTGCCACTCCGGCGCCGGCCGCCGCGCCTTTGCCAAAAGGCGCATCCGAGGAAGCCGTTCTCAAGAATTTCGCCGAAGGTTCCTACGAACTCGTGCCGCATGACGGCATGCGCAAGACGATCGCCAAGCGGCTCCAGGAAAGCAAGCAGACCATTCCGCATTTCTACGTCTCCGTGGATTGCGAACTGGATGCGCTTCTGGCCCTGCGTGCCCAGATCAACGCCTCTGCACCGGAAAAAGACGGCAAGCCGGGCTACAAGATCTCCGTCAACGACATGGTCATCAAGGCGCTCGCTCTTGCTCTGCGCGACGTTCCGGATGCCAATGTCTCCTGGACGGACACCAATATGGTCAAGCACAAGCATGCCGATGTCGGCGTGGCGGTGTCGATCCCGGGTGGCCTGATCACCCCGATCATCCGCAGTGCCGAATTGAAGAGCCTGTCGGCGATTTCCAACGAGATGAAGGACCTCGGCGCCCGCGCCAAGGCCCGCAAGCTGAAGCCCGAAGAGTATCAGGGCGGCACCACCGCCGTGTCAAACATGGGCATGATGGGCGTCAAGAACTTCGCCGCCGTCGTCAATCCGCCGCATGCGACGATCCTTGCGATCGGGGCAGGCGAGGAACGCGTTGTCGTCAAGAAGGGCCAGATGGTCGTCGCCAATGTCATGACCGTGACGCTCTCCACGGACCATCGGGCCGTCGATGGCGCGCTTGGGGCTGAACTGCTCGGGGCCTTCAAGCGCTACATCGAGAACCCGATGGGCATGCTGGTGTGA
- a CDS encoding SGNH/GDSL hydrolase family protein, producing MKTVLCYGDSLTWGYDAETGGRHALNDRWPSALQASLGKDVHVIAEGLNGRTTAYDDYLADCDRNGARVLPTILQSHAPIDLVIILLGANDMKPTVHGTAVGALKGIQRLVKLVWHHDWPNVQAEAPEILIVAPPAICETANADFAGMFSGAIEQSSMLASLYADLADEMGCGFFDAGSVAKTTPLDGVHMDAENTRAVGRGLEPLARMMLGL from the coding sequence ATGAAGACAGTCCTTTGCTACGGAGACAGTCTGACCTGGGGGTATGATGCGGAAACCGGCGGGCGTCATGCGCTGAATGATCGCTGGCCGAGCGCGCTTCAGGCGTCGCTGGGAAAGGATGTCCATGTCATTGCCGAAGGGCTGAACGGCCGCACCACCGCCTATGACGACTATCTGGCCGATTGCGATCGCAACGGCGCGCGTGTGCTGCCGACCATCCTGCAAAGCCATGCGCCGATCGATCTGGTGATTATCCTGCTCGGCGCGAATGACATGAAGCCGACAGTCCACGGGACCGCTGTTGGTGCGCTCAAAGGCATTCAGCGGCTGGTCAAGCTTGTCTGGCATCACGACTGGCCGAACGTGCAGGCCGAGGCGCCGGAAATCCTGATCGTTGCACCGCCGGCAATCTGCGAGACGGCGAATGCGGATTTTGCGGGCATGTTTTCCGGGGCGATCGAGCAATCCTCGATGCTTGCCTCGCTCTATGCCGATCTGGCCGATGAAATGGGCTGCGGCTTCTTCGATGCCGGTTCCGTCGCGAAAACGACGCCGCTCGACGGGGTTCACATGGATGCCGAAAATACGCGTGCGGTTGGACGCGGCCTGGAACCGTTGGCGCGGATGATGCTTGGGCTATGA
- a CDS encoding GNAT family N-acetyltransferase, with amino-acid sequence MTLPVLRAARRSDAAELAVLVEIASHGFATWLWHTAVRRGERDTALEQGRARMRMDDEPGAWRDAMLAEWSGEIAGVAIGYDLDDGVREIAASHPVIKPLLDLQVRVIGSRFIDSLAVYRDHRGKGIGRALIADQIGKAGGRQVSLITESHNHTALALYAASGFAEKARLPAVPLFEDLKRHDWVLLARDRT; translated from the coding sequence ATGACCTTGCCGGTACTGCGCGCAGCGCGACGGAGCGATGCGGCGGAACTGGCGGTGCTCGTCGAGATCGCGTCGCACGGTTTTGCGACATGGCTCTGGCACACAGCGGTGAGGCGGGGCGAAAGGGATACCGCCCTGGAGCAGGGCCGGGCGCGCATGCGAATGGATGACGAGCCGGGCGCCTGGAGGGATGCCATGCTGGCGGAATGGAGTGGCGAGATCGCCGGCGTTGCAATCGGTTATGACCTGGACGACGGCGTGCGCGAGATCGCAGCATCCCATCCGGTGATCAAGCCGCTGCTGGATTTGCAGGTCAGAGTGATCGGCAGCCGGTTCATTGACAGCCTGGCTGTGTACCGGGATCATCGCGGGAAGGGTATAGGTCGGGCGTTGATCGCCGACCAGATCGGCAAGGCGGGCGGCAGGCAGGTGAGCCTGATCACCGAAAGCCATAATCATACGGCGCTGGCGCTCTATGCGGCGAGCGGATTTGCGGAGAAGGCGAGGCTTCCGGCCGTGCCGCTCTTTGAAGATTTAAAAAGGCATGACTGGGTCTTGCTGGCCCGGGACAGAACCTAA
- the lpdA gene encoding dihydrolipoyl dehydrogenase has protein sequence MANSYDVIVIGSGPGGYIAAIRASQLGLKTAVVEREHLAGICSNWGCIPTKALLRSAEVLHLAEHAKNYGLTLEGKISPDLQAIVKRSRGIAERMNGGVGFLMKKNKVDIIWGEAKLTKPNEIVVSKTTKPIVQPQGPIPKNTLGEGTYTAKHIIVATGARPRALPGIEPDGKLIWTYFEAMKPEEMPKSLLVMGSGAIGIEFASFYRTMGVDVTVVEVMKTVMPVEDAEISAFAKKQFDKQGMKIILEAKVTKVEKSANSITAHVEKKDGSVEKVTADRMISAVGVQGNIENLGLEALGIKTDRGCIVIDGYGKTNVPGVYAIGDVAGPPMLAHKAEHEAVICVEKIAGLPNVHPMDKLKIPGCTYCNPQVASVGLTEAKAKEQGRDICVGRFPFVANGKAIALGEDQGLVKTIFDKKTGELLGAHLVGAEVTELIQGFVVAMNLETTEEDLMHTIFPHPTISETLKESVLDAYGRALNA, from the coding sequence ATGGCAAATTCCTACGACGTCATCGTTATCGGTTCCGGCCCCGGCGGCTATATTGCAGCCATCCGTGCGTCACAGCTCGGCCTGAAGACGGCCGTGGTCGAGCGCGAGCATCTGGCGGGCATCTGCTCCAATTGGGGCTGCATTCCGACCAAGGCGCTGCTGCGCTCGGCGGAAGTGCTGCATCTGGCCGAGCATGCCAAGAATTACGGCTTGACGCTCGAAGGCAAGATTTCGCCGGACCTTCAGGCGATCGTCAAGCGGTCGCGCGGCATTGCCGAGCGCATGAACGGCGGCGTCGGCTTTCTGATGAAGAAGAACAAGGTCGACATTATCTGGGGTGAGGCGAAACTCACCAAACCGAACGAAATCGTCGTTTCCAAAACCACCAAGCCGATCGTGCAGCCGCAGGGACCGATTCCGAAGAACACGCTGGGCGAGGGCACCTACACCGCCAAGCACATCATCGTCGCCACCGGTGCACGCCCACGTGCGCTTCCGGGCATCGAGCCGGATGGCAAGCTGATCTGGACCTATTTCGAGGCAATGAAGCCCGAGGAAATGCCGAAATCGCTGCTCGTCATGGGCTCCGGCGCCATTGGTATCGAGTTTGCCTCCTTCTATCGAACCATGGGCGTCGATGTGACGGTCGTCGAAGTGATGAAGACGGTCATGCCGGTCGAGGATGCCGAGATCTCCGCCTTCGCCAAGAAGCAGTTCGACAAGCAGGGCATGAAGATCATCCTCGAGGCCAAGGTGACGAAGGTCGAGAAATCAGCCAATTCGATCACCGCCCACGTCGAGAAGAAGGACGGCTCGGTCGAGAAGGTCACCGCCGACCGGATGATTTCGGCCGTGGGCGTACAGGGCAATATCGAAAACCTGGGCCTTGAGGCGCTCGGCATCAAGACAGACCGCGGCTGCATCGTCATCGACGGCTATGGCAAGACCAATGTACCGGGGGTCTATGCCATCGGCGACGTCGCCGGCCCGCCGATGCTGGCGCACAAGGCCGAGCATGAGGCCGTCATCTGCGTCGAAAAGATCGCCGGCCTGCCGAATGTGCATCCGATGGACAAGCTGAAGATCCCCGGCTGCACCTATTGCAACCCGCAGGTCGCCTCCGTTGGCCTGACCGAAGCCAAAGCGAAGGAGCAGGGCCGCGACATCTGCGTCGGTCGCTTCCCCTTTGTCGCCAATGGCAAGGCGATCGCGCTCGGCGAAGACCAGGGTCTGGTCAAGACGATCTTCGACAAGAAGACGGGTGAACTTCTCGGCGCGCATCTGGTCGGCGCGGAAGTGACCGAACTCATCCAAGGCTTCGTCGTCGCCATGAACCTCGAAACGACAGAGGAAGACCTGATGCACACGATCTTCCCGCATCCGACGATCTCGGAAACGCTGAAGGAAAGCGTGCTCGACGCCTATGGGCGTGCACTGAACGCTTGA
- the lipA gene encoding lipoyl synthase produces MVTILDRTTIDPNAPRVRHPEKAHRPDTEMLRKPEWIRVKAPTSKGYAETRSIVKEHKLVTVCEEAGCPNIGECWDKKHATFMIMGEICTRACAFCNVATGKPNALDMAEPENVAKAVRQMGLSHVVITSVDRDDLADGGAEHFEKVIRAIRAASPLTTIEILTPDFLKKPGALERVVAAKPDVFNHNMETVPGNYLTVRPGARYFHSVRLLQRVKELDPTMFTKSGIMVGLGEERNEVLQLMDDLRTADVDFLTIGQYLQPTRKHHQVMSFVTPEEFKSYETVAYTKGFLMVASSPLTRSSHHAGDDFARLKAARERRTVMPA; encoded by the coding sequence ATGGTCACCATTCTCGACCGCACAACGATCGATCCGAATGCTCCGCGCGTCCGGCATCCGGAAAAGGCCCACAGGCCCGACACCGAGATGCTGCGCAAACCGGAATGGATCCGTGTCAAGGCGCCGACATCGAAGGGTTATGCCGAAACCCGGTCGATCGTGAAGGAGCACAAGCTCGTCACGGTCTGCGAGGAGGCCGGCTGCCCGAATATCGGCGAGTGCTGGGACAAGAAGCACGCGACCTTCATGATCATGGGCGAGATCTGTACCCGCGCCTGCGCCTTCTGCAATGTCGCCACGGGCAAGCCGAACGCGCTCGACATGGCCGAGCCGGAAAACGTCGCCAAGGCCGTCAGGCAGATGGGCCTGTCCCACGTCGTGATCACCTCCGTCGACCGCGACGACCTGGCCGATGGCGGCGCCGAGCATTTCGAAAAGGTGATCCGAGCGATCCGTGCCGCGTCGCCGCTGACGACTATCGAGATCCTGACACCGGACTTTTTGAAGAAGCCCGGTGCCCTGGAGCGTGTCGTCGCCGCCAAGCCCGACGTCTTCAACCACAATATGGAAACCGTGCCCGGCAATTATCTGACGGTTCGCCCAGGTGCACGCTATTTCCACTCGGTCCGGCTCTTGCAGCGGGTCAAGGAACTCGATCCGACGATGTTCACCAAGTCCGGCATCATGGTGGGCCTCGGCGAAGAGCGCAATGAAGTGCTGCAGTTGATGGACGACCTGCGCACCGCCGATGTCGATTTCCTGACGATCGGCCAGTATCTGCAGCCGACCCGCAAGCATCACCAGGTCATGAGCTTCGTGACGCCGGAGGAGTTCAAGTCCTACGAGACCGTCGCCTACACCAAGGGCTTCCTGATGGTCGCCTCCAGCCCGCTCACCCGCTCGTCGCACCATGCCGGCGACGATTTTGCAAGGCTCAAGGCGGCTCGAGAGCGAAGGACCGTAATGCCGGCATGA
- a CDS encoding phytanoyl-CoA dioxygenase family protein — MADDLMSRVKAAVLFPFGLLQVVTGKKDFRGPVLGSERLNRKGLHVWRVKTTARITDWRRGKLKHLVSDVERAFFAENGYMERRNLLPDAEFKALVAEVEALKAPAREMREGRAVTRRIPLTPDVLANSPVLRSFLKSEKWTGPIRYAGGFNVEPVLSIQTIFGEPTAKPGEKDPQTDLHMDTFHSTAKAWFFLYDVPEDEGPFTYVAGSQKLTPRRLAWQKRMSVLASQRRGGGAFRIPAASLKRLHLPEPTKFAVSANTLVVGDTFGFHARGLSVRKSVRVELYASQRPNPFLPFINLDSAWLPFVSGRKEVIGWYFEDWLVRLGLQRLIWRPVGKVSARMALIDQT; from the coding sequence TTGGCAGACGATCTAATGAGCAGGGTTAAGGCGGCAGTTCTGTTTCCGTTCGGCCTCCTGCAAGTCGTGACAGGCAAAAAGGATTTCCGCGGCCCGGTGCTCGGCAGCGAGCGACTTAACCGGAAAGGCCTGCATGTGTGGCGCGTCAAGACGACAGCCAGGATCACCGACTGGCGCCGCGGTAAGCTCAAGCACTTGGTCTCCGACGTGGAGAGGGCGTTTTTCGCGGAAAACGGCTATATGGAGCGCCGTAATCTGTTACCCGATGCGGAATTCAAGGCATTGGTCGCCGAGGTGGAGGCCCTGAAAGCGCCTGCCCGCGAAATGCGGGAGGGCCGCGCCGTGACACGCCGCATTCCGCTGACGCCAGATGTACTTGCCAACTCCCCTGTGCTCCGGTCCTTTCTGAAAAGCGAAAAATGGACGGGGCCGATCCGGTATGCGGGTGGCTTCAACGTGGAACCCGTGCTCAGCATCCAGACAATCTTCGGTGAGCCGACGGCCAAGCCAGGCGAAAAGGATCCGCAAACCGATCTGCATATGGATACATTTCACTCGACGGCCAAGGCCTGGTTTTTCCTCTACGACGTGCCAGAGGACGAGGGGCCGTTTACCTATGTCGCCGGATCGCAAAAGTTGACACCGCGGCGGCTCGCATGGCAGAAGCGCATGAGCGTTCTGGCGTCGCAGCGGCGTGGCGGTGGCGCCTTCCGTATTCCGGCCGCATCGTTGAAGCGGCTTCATCTTCCCGAGCCGACGAAATTCGCGGTGTCGGCCAATACGCTTGTCGTCGGCGATACGTTCGGGTTTCATGCACGGGGTCTTTCCGTCCGCAAATCGGTGCGGGTCGAGCTTTACGCTTCCCAGCGGCCGAACCCGTTCCTGCCTTTCATCAATCTCGATAGCGCATGGCTGCCCTTTGTCAGTGGTCGCAAGGAGGTGATTGGTTGGTACTTTGAGGATTGGCTGGTGCGGCTCGGGCTTCAGCGGCTGATCTGGCGACCCGTCGGCAAGGTTTCGGCCCGCATGGCATTGATCGATCAGACCTGA
- a CDS encoding type II toxin-antitoxin system RatA family toxin, with the protein MPKFETRRPVKHSPDQMFALIADVEKYPEFLPLCDALTVRSRKERDGKELLVADMTIGYKAIRETFTTQVLLNKTDRAIDVKYIDGPFKYLDNRWRFEPLADGGCTIHFFIDYEFKSRILGALMGSMFDRAFRMFTEAFEKRADAVYAKI; encoded by the coding sequence ATGCCCAAATTCGAAACCCGCCGGCCCGTCAAGCACTCGCCAGACCAGATGTTCGCTCTGATTGCCGACGTTGAGAAATATCCCGAATTCCTGCCTTTGTGCGACGCTTTGACGGTTCGCTCGCGCAAAGAGCGCGACGGCAAGGAACTCCTCGTGGCGGATATGACCATCGGCTACAAGGCAATCCGCGAGACATTCACGACCCAGGTGCTCCTGAACAAGACCGACCGCGCCATCGATGTGAAATATATCGATGGACCGTTCAAATATCTCGACAACCGCTGGCGCTTCGAGCCACTTGCGGATGGCGGTTGCACGATCCATTTCTTCATCGACTACGAGTTCAAAAGCCGCATTCTCGGCGCCCTGATGGGCTCGATGTTCGATCGCGCCTTCCGCATGTTTACGGAAGCCTTCGAGAAGCGCGCCGACGCGGTCTACGCGAAAATCTGA
- a CDS encoding CinA family protein: MSGWPDNIEHEARRLIAFLAKRSLMVVTAESCTGGLIAGALTEVPGSSAVVDRGFVTYSNDAKMQMLGVDPATLAVHGAVSRQTAIEMARGAILQSKAQLAIAVTGIAGPGGGSEEKPVGLVHLATAGRAGLLQHREMRYGNIGRDAVRLSTVRTALEMLGEAAGEDL; the protein is encoded by the coding sequence ATGAGCGGCTGGCCGGACAATATAGAGCACGAAGCGCGTAGACTGATCGCGTTTCTGGCGAAACGCAGTCTGATGGTGGTGACGGCAGAATCCTGCACCGGCGGCCTGATCGCCGGCGCCCTGACAGAGGTGCCGGGATCCTCCGCGGTCGTGGATCGCGGCTTCGTGACCTATTCCAACGACGCGAAGATGCAGATGCTCGGCGTCGATCCGGCAACGCTCGCAGTGCATGGAGCCGTCTCCCGCCAGACGGCCATTGAGATGGCGCGAGGGGCGATCCTGCAATCGAAGGCACAACTTGCCATCGCCGTTACGGGGATTGCCGGACCGGGCGGCGGTTCGGAGGAAAAGCCTGTGGGACTCGTGCATCTGGCGACGGCTGGACGCGCGGGACTTCTGCAACACCGTGAAATGCGCTACGGCAATATCGGCCGCGACGCCGTGCGACTATCGACAGTCCGCACGGCCCTGGAGATGCTGGGGGAAGCAGCCGGCGAAGACCTATAA